AGCTCAGGTGGGATACTCTGAAGGGCACCGAGCGATATTGTCATCATGTAAGGAAACGTGAGCCAGACGTTGACAAGAAGCACTCCAACACGAGCCCAGAAAGGATCGTTGAACCACTTTATTGGATCCAACCCAAGAAGGGGTAAGAGAAACTTGTTAATCACGCCGTAAGTTTCGTTCAAGAGACCGTTTCTCCAGACAAGAGCCGAAATGAAAACCGGAATGGCCCATGGTATGATCAAGAGAGTTCTGTAGAGATTTCTTCCCTTGAGCCTTGGGTTGTTCAGAACGAGTGCGAACGGAAGACCAACAGCAAGTGACAGCACCACACTCAGAACGGCCCATACGAAGGTCCACAGAAAGATCCTGAAGAAAGGCCCTGACACCTTGGGATCCTTCACGATCCTCAGGAAGTTCTTCCATCCCACAAAATCTATGAACCCAACCAGAAACGTCTCGTTTCCATTTTCGTCCACATCGTAAAAAGCTCCCTCACGCTCCACCACTTCTCTTCCTGTAAGGTTATTTATTACCGTGGTTTTTATCTTCATCTTTCCACCGTCGTACACCTCTTTGTAAACCAGTCTGTACAGCCTCTCCACGTGCATGAATCTCCATTCACCATCAGGAGCGATTCTCAAAGCCAGTTTTTTTCCATCCGGAAGCACGTACTCTGCGTTCACCAGGTAATTCTGTGCTATTCTGCTTTTGAAGTAGGGAGCGTTCAACCTCAATATCTCGTCGTCTGGAGAGTAGAAACTCTTGTAAGTTGTGTCACCGCGAACCACAAGATTTATCTCCGAAAGATCGGCCGGCCACGGAACGATTCTGAAGTTGTCGCCGTTCAGCGAAACCGTTTCACCGTTAACGGGCACCAGATTGTACTGGCTCAAGAGTACCTCCTGACCCCGTGAAACAACGGGTCTGGGTTTTTCACCAAGGTAGATAACACCGTTCACTCTGAACAGTATGAGGAAATCCTCCGTGGGGGAGAGCCCATCGTAGACCACAAAGACCTTGTAAGAGACAGGAGTCGAATCTACCACGTAGGAGAAATTCGGGTCGTAAAGGAGTCTTTCGATGGCCTCCTGCCTCGACATGAAGTGACCCGTTCCATAGTTGGTGAAGGCCACCTTGAAGGTGAAGTATATGGGGTAAAGAACGAGAACGAAAAGCAAAACAAGAGCGGGAATAACGTATCTGTAAGGATATCCCCTTGGATTGATGATGAA
This genomic interval from Thermotoga sp. contains the following:
- a CDS encoding DUF4896 domain-containing protein, whose protein sequence is MKKLIKLLLWFLLALLNVTFFWAGVFLFQNEYYELSIVLFSLLFLIDFFIINPRGYPYRYVIPALVLLFVLVLYPIYFTFKVAFTNYGTGHFMSRQEAIERLLYDPNFSYVVDSTPVSYKVFVVYDGLSPTEDFLILFRVNGVIYLGEKPRPVVSRGQEVLLSQYNLVPVNGETVSLNGDNFRIVPWPADLSEINLVVRGDTTYKSFYSPDDEILRLNAPYFKSRIAQNYLVNAEYVLPDGKKLALRIAPDGEWRFMHVERLYRLVYKEVYDGGKMKIKTTVINNLTGREVVEREGAFYDVDENGNETFLVGFIDFVGWKNFLRIVKDPKVSGPFFRIFLWTFVWAVLSVVLSLAVGLPFALVLNNPRLKGRNLYRTLLIIPWAIPVFISALVWRNGLLNETYGVINKFLLPLLGLDPIKWFNDPFWARVGVLLVNVWLTFPYMMTISLGALQSIPPELYEVAAIDGAGRFRRFVYITFPLLMTIIAPLLVSSFAFSFNNFTIIYLITGGGPPIPNSTTPTGYTDILISYVYKLAFEGGQGQDFGFASAISILIFFLVGGISFVNFKLSGAFEEVSK